One region of Gilliamella sp. ESL0405 genomic DNA includes:
- the tssA gene encoding type VI secretion system protein TssA, translating into MFSQLLSRLFGTQDPDESIKKELNQKWADWLEPISLEKPTGEDLTYHDTFQEIKEEIAKLSGIDYQMVAIESENILKQNSKDIRVATYYCLARLNLDGVDGYTDGVELLAGLLDKFGTIIYPSRHNIRKNAIEWLANARFIELLANLRPLPEANLTRIIFALNLIETTCQSLFVSETSEQFIEAPDLSALVSFFSNNLKHEAKNSQVEVATASEPQVIPASESTPKIVEVKIGSQRELLDQARKMAVFLREKPEGYLAAARFLRILRWDTVLELPPTDHRGRTRLPAPRAELKQNISRLIIQQQWLDLFERVEAAFMEGANHFWLDLQRATVLSFQKMGGQYQAWADIFLTDIGLMLERLNGIERLSYENGMPFADDETLSWIASNARIHHLDEGDSIAPISISGENNWSEIETQALELAHSESLEQAFQWLQNMPSIRTAKQRYLVQYTQARVAEQFGKHDVALNLLTGLNGQQQGISFLEWEPELLFDVKRCLLRLLKQKNKSKDNTKIELLEKIDLLQHELMQLDPARALSFI; encoded by the coding sequence TAAATCAAAAGTGGGCTGATTGGTTAGAGCCAATTAGTTTGGAAAAACCAACTGGTGAAGATTTAACTTATCATGATACTTTTCAGGAGATAAAAGAGGAGATTGCTAAACTTTCTGGTATTGATTATCAAATGGTTGCTATTGAAAGCGAAAATATACTAAAACAAAATAGTAAAGATATTCGAGTTGCAACTTATTATTGTTTAGCTCGCCTAAATTTAGATGGTGTTGACGGCTACACCGATGGGGTTGAATTACTGGCTGGATTACTCGATAAATTTGGAACAATAATTTACCCTTCACGGCATAATATTCGGAAAAATGCTATTGAGTGGTTAGCAAACGCTAGATTTATAGAGTTATTAGCTAATTTAAGACCACTACCCGAAGCTAATCTAACACGAATCATTTTTGCTTTAAATTTGATTGAAACGACATGCCAATCACTATTTGTAAGTGAAACATCTGAACAATTTATCGAAGCACCAGACCTATCCGCACTGGTCAGCTTTTTTAGTAATAACTTGAAGCATGAAGCCAAAAATTCTCAAGTTGAAGTTGCTACCGCAAGTGAGCCTCAAGTCATACCTGCATCGGAATCAACACCTAAAATAGTCGAGGTTAAAATTGGATCGCAACGAGAATTACTCGATCAAGCACGTAAAATGGCGGTTTTCTTACGTGAGAAACCAGAAGGTTATCTTGCGGCAGCTCGCTTTTTACGAATTTTGCGCTGGGATACCGTTTTGGAGTTACCACCTACTGATCATCGAGGAAGAACACGTTTACCTGCACCAAGAGCTGAGCTAAAACAAAATATCAGCCGATTAATTATTCAGCAGCAATGGTTAGATCTTTTCGAACGTGTAGAAGCTGCTTTTATGGAAGGGGCTAATCATTTTTGGTTAGATCTTCAACGTGCAACCGTGCTTTCTTTCCAAAAAATGGGCGGACAATATCAAGCATGGGCTGATATATTTTTAACAGATATTGGCTTAATGCTTGAACGGTTAAATGGAATTGAGAGACTGAGCTACGAAAATGGTATGCCTTTTGCCGATGATGAAACACTCAGTTGGATAGCCAGTAATGCCCGTATTCACCATTTAGATGAAGGTGATAGTATCGCCCCCATTTCTATATCTGGTGAGAACAACTGGAGTGAAATAGAAACGCAAGCATTAGAATTAGCTCATAGTGAAAGTTTAGAGCAAGCCTTTCAATGGTTACAAAATATGCCGTCAATCAGAACAGCAAAGCAGCGGTATCTAGTTCAATATACACAAGCAAGAGTTGCTGAACAATTTGGCAAACATGATGTTGCCTTAAATTTATTGACAGGCTTAAATGGCCAACAGCAAGGTATCTCATTTTTGGAGTGGGAACCTGAATTACTATTTGATGTTAAACGTTGTCTGTTAAGGTTATTGAAGCAGAAAAATAAATCTAAAGATAACACAAAAATAGAGCTGTTGGAAAAAATAGACTTATTACAACATGAATTAATGCAGCTTGACCCTGCTCGAGCATTGAGTTTTATTTAA